The window GAGATGACGGAGCGCGCCGGAGAGCGTGTGGTCGCTGATCTTCTTGAGAGCCTTGACTCTCTCGAAGCTCTTGTTGCGCACACGCCGGAGCCAGTCCAGTCTCGACATGCAGACTGGGCAAAGGGCCTGTTGCTCGTTCGAGATCATGTCCGCACTGTTCTCGCTCGCCATGGAGTGGCGGAGATTGTCACAAAGGATGCTTCCTTTGATCCAACGCTTCACGAAGCCATTGGCACCGATGTTGTGCGCGAAGCAGATAAAGACGGCGTCATTACCTCGTGTTTACGCGTTGGCTACACCATGCATGGGCGCGTGCTTCGTCCTGCGCAGGTGCGCGTCGGATCGTTCCGTGAGCAGAAAGAAGAGGCAGTAGCGTAGGTGTATCTGGTGCGAGAATCGCCACATACATGCAACGCACATGCTCCTAAATATATGCGTATTACCCCTTATGATCCCTTTCGTGAAATAGACCGCATGTTCGATGATTTGGCTTTTGGTTTTGCGCCACTGGCGCGCCGGGGCTTTGAGCCAGCAATGGATGTATATCAAACAGAAGCAGACTTTGTTGTCGAGTTGCATGTACCGAAAATCGACGCAAAGCAAATCAAAGTTTCTGTAGAAGACGGCATCCTAAAGATTGAAGGCGAACACGCAGAAGAAAAAGAAGACAAGCGTGAGTATTTCCGCAAAGAAATTCGTCGTGGCAGCTTCGTTCGCATGATTGCCTTACCCGTGCCCGTAAAAGAGGATGAGGCAAAAGCTGTCTTTGAGCATGGCATTTTGAAAGTTTCGCTCCCTAAGGTTGAGGCAAAGCAGGCAAAGGAAGTGAAGATTGAGGTTCGTTAGAACGGGGAGAGTTTCTGCGGAGCGTTGCTCCGCGGGCTACTCTTCCGGTTCGAAGAGTGATCGTATAGAGCACATTCCACATAAACAGTCCCGTCGCAGTCCCAGCGGGACTGCGCGGTCTCACTCGCCCTCGCTCGTCTCCTTACGGAGACACCCTGCCCGCTCGGGCTCCGAATGCTGTTTATTGTGGAATGTGCTCTAACATAATTATCTATGACAAAAATTCTTGGAATTGATTTAGGAACAACAAATTCCGCGATGGCGGTGGTAGAGGCGGGTCAACCTCGCGTTCTTGAGAATGCGGAAGGCATGCGCACTACGCCATCCATTGTTGCTATGAAGGGCAGTGAGCGTTATGTAGGTGTTACTGCAAAGCGTCAGGCGGTTACTAACCCACACCACACGCTCTACTCCATTAAGCGTCTCATTGGGCGTCGTTTTTCCGATGCGGAAGTGCAGAAGGATAAAAATCTTCTCCCGTATCAGATCCGCCAGGGGGCGAATGATTCTGTTGAGGTACTGATGGGGGATAAGTGGTATAAGCCTGCAGAGATCTCTGCTATGGTGCTCCAAAAAATGAAGGCGGATGCAGAGAGCCGTTTGGGGCAGAAAATTACCGAAGCTATCATTACGGTCCCTGCATACTTTGATGACGCTCAGCGACAGGCAACAAAGGACGCGGGAGAGATTGCTGGGCTTACGGTGCAGCGCGTGATTAACGAGCCAACCGCAGCAGCTTTGGCGTACGGATTTAACAAAAAGAAAGATGAGAAAATCGTCGTCTACGACTTCGGTGGTGGCACGTTTGATATCTCTGTGCTCGAAGTGTCAGAAGATACGATTGAAGTAAAGGCAACGGGTGGCGACACGCATTTGGGTGGTGATGATCTTGATCAACGCATTATCCATTTCTTCATTGATGAGTTTAAGAAAGAGCAGGGCGTCGACATCTCAAAAGACCAGATGGCATTACAGCGCCTTAAGGATGCCGCAGAGAAAGCCAAGCATGAGCTTTCAAGTACAACG of the Candidatus Paceibacterota bacterium genome contains:
- a CDS encoding Hsp20/alpha crystallin family protein — protein: MRITPYDPFREIDRMFDDLAFGFAPLARRGFEPAMDVYQTEADFVVELHVPKIDAKQIKVSVEDGILKIEGEHAEEKEDKREYFRKEIRRGSFVRMIALPVPVKEDEAKAVFEHGILKVSLPKVEAKQAKEVKIEVR
- a CDS encoding nucleotide exchange factor GrpE, whose amino-acid sequence is MTHIDMPEKEQATLEERIIELEGQLARAQADFINYRKDESRRALEMTERAGERVVADLLESLDSLEALVAHTPEPVQSRHADWAKGLLLVRDHVRTVLARHGVAEIVTKDASFDPTLHEAIGTDVVREADKDGVITSCLRVGYTMHGRVLRPAQVRVGSFREQKEEAVA